The Roseovarius sp. EL26 genome has a window encoding:
- a CDS encoding glycosyltransferase family 25 protein, producing MQLHAFVLHLARAEKRRANAHEVLNNCGVEGEIWDAVDGAKLSEAEITEAYRPNQFEPSYPFGLKTGEVGCFLSHRSIWQAIVDRDLDAGVVFEDDASLDPDVFGKALALAQKYSDHFGYIQFQTRPIKGHEDVLETDGDLCLSVPRVSPVRATAQLITHAAAKRLVKKAQVFDRPIDTYVQSHWFTGQPVAVIYPSGVAAISERLDGSTIQGGKYSVPERLKREVSRTVYRRKIERYSRDSKTLSSAATETRK from the coding sequence ATGCAACTCCACGCCTTTGTCTTACACCTTGCGCGCGCCGAAAAACGGCGCGCGAACGCCCATGAGGTGCTGAATAATTGCGGCGTGGAGGGTGAGATCTGGGATGCCGTGGATGGGGCGAAATTGTCCGAGGCAGAAATTACCGAGGCCTATCGCCCTAACCAGTTTGAGCCGAGTTACCCTTTTGGATTGAAAACCGGGGAGGTCGGCTGTTTTTTAAGCCATCGGTCAATCTGGCAAGCGATTGTGGATCGTGATCTGGATGCTGGTGTGGTGTTTGAGGATGATGCCTCCTTGGATCCGGATGTGTTTGGCAAGGCGCTTGCCTTGGCGCAAAAGTACAGTGATCACTTTGGCTACATCCAGTTTCAAACTCGTCCGATCAAAGGGCATGAAGATGTGCTGGAAACCGATGGGGATCTTTGCCTGAGCGTACCGCGTGTTTCGCCGGTGCGGGCGACCGCTCAATTAATCACACATGCCGCCGCAAAACGGTTGGTAAAAAAGGCACAGGTGTTTGACCGCCCTATTGATACATATGTGCAAAGCCATTGGTTCACCGGGCAGCCGGTGGCAGTGATTTATCCGTCAGGCGTTGCTGCGATTTCCGAGCGGCTGGATGGGTCGACCATTCAGGGTGGAAAGTATTCGGTTCCCGAGCGATTAAAGCGGGAAGTGTCGCGCACGGTTTACCGCCGCAAGATTGAGCGTTATTCACGTGACAGCAAGACGCTCTCCTCTGCTGCAACTGAAACACGCAAGTAA
- a CDS encoding aldehyde dehydrogenase family protein, which yields MIEKRQFYINGAWVNPAETNDHNVINPANEEACAVISLGGQADTDAAVTAAKAAFPAWMATAPEERIALVEKLLEIYEARNEDMAQAISLEMGAPISMSRQQQATSGSYHIRAFLDEARKYEFSHPIDSDTPGSWIMNEPIGVCALITPWNWPMNQVTLKVIGAAIAGCTMVLKPSEESPLSSMLFAEMMHDAGFPAGVFNLVNGDGVGVGSQLTSHDDVDMISFTGSSRAGKLITKAAADGLKRVSLELGGKGANVVFADADEKAVKRGVMHCMNNSGQSCNAPTRMLVQREIYEQAVETAAQVAASIEVGAPSEEGRHIGPVVNELQFNKIQDLIQQGIDEGARLIAGGVGRPDGLNRGFYVKPTVFADVNNDMTIAREEIFGPVLSIIPFDTEEEGIAIANDTPYGLTDYVQTQDPARANRMIRALRAGMVETNGQSRGNGAPFGGMKQSGNGREGGKWGIEDFIEVKSVSGWSEAG from the coding sequence ATGATCGAGAAACGTCAGTTCTATATCAATGGGGCCTGGGTCAATCCGGCTGAGACCAATGATCACAACGTCATCAATCCGGCCAATGAAGAGGCCTGCGCGGTGATCTCTCTGGGTGGACAGGCAGATACCGATGCCGCTGTTACGGCCGCAAAGGCTGCCTTCCCGGCTTGGATGGCAACCGCGCCTGAAGAGCGGATTGCGCTGGTTGAAAAGCTGCTCGAGATCTACGAGGCGCGCAACGAAGATATGGCGCAGGCAATCAGCCTTGAGATGGGCGCGCCGATTTCCATGTCGCGCCAACAGCAGGCGACCTCGGGCTCTTATCATATCCGGGCCTTCCTTGATGAAGCCCGCAAATATGAGTTCTCCCACCCCATAGACTCCGATACACCCGGCAGTTGGATCATGAACGAACCGATTGGTGTTTGTGCCCTAATCACACCATGGAACTGGCCGATGAACCAAGTGACGCTCAAGGTTATCGGAGCAGCGATTGCAGGTTGCACCATGGTGCTGAAGCCGTCTGAGGAATCGCCACTGTCCTCAATGTTGTTTGCCGAGATGATGCATGATGCTGGCTTCCCGGCCGGTGTGTTCAACCTTGTGAATGGTGATGGCGTTGGAGTTGGCTCGCAACTGACCAGCCACGATGATGTCGACATGATCTCCTTCACAGGGTCGTCGCGTGCGGGCAAGTTGATCACTAAAGCTGCTGCAGACGGCCTGAAACGTGTCAGCCTTGAGCTGGGCGGAAAAGGGGCCAATGTGGTCTTTGCCGATGCGGATGAAAAGGCGGTCAAACGCGGTGTCATGCATTGCATGAACAACTCGGGTCAATCGTGCAACGCACCAACCCGCATGTTGGTTCAGCGTGAGATTTATGAGCAAGCGGTTGAAACAGCAGCGCAGGTTGCGGCGTCGATTGAAGTTGGCGCGCCCAGCGAAGAAGGTCGTCACATCGGCCCGGTTGTGAATGAACTGCAGTTCAACAAGATTCAGGATCTGATTCAGCAAGGTATCGATGAAGGCGCACGCCTGATTGCCGGTGGTGTGGGGCGCCCTGATGGGTTGAACCGTGGATTTTATGTCAAACCTACCGTGTTTGCGGATGTGAACAACGACATGACTATTGCCCGTGAAGAGATCTTTGGCCCTGTGCTGTCGATCATTCCTTTTGATACTGAGGAAGAGGGCATCGCAATTGCCAATGACACGCCATATGGCCTGACCGATTATGTTCAGACGCAAGATCCTGCCCGGGCCAACCGAATGATCCGTGCACTGCGCGCGGGCATGGTGGAAACCAATGGTCAAAGCCGTGGCAACGGTGCACCCTTTGGCGGCATGAAGCAGTCCGGTAACGGGCGCGAAGGCGGCAAATGGGGCATCGAAGATTTTATCGAAGTGAAATCTGTCTCAGGCTGGAGTGAGGCTGGCTAA
- a CDS encoding sterol desaturase family protein: protein MEHEMLIRLVVFLGLFALFALVEAAAPRRALLQTRKQRWFTNWSIVVIDTLTLRALAFAMPLLAVGAAMDAQMQGFGLLHLIEVPMWLAVTLTILLFDFAIWAQHLITHKIPLLWRFHRVHHADRDIDVTTAIRFHPVEIAVSMVFKVGLVYLLGPPVMGIIVFEIILNGTAMFNHANIRLPLGVDAVLRRILVTPDMHRVHHSDLRQEHDSNYGFALSIWDRIFGTYIAQPGKGHDDMTIGLRWQDDKPSKLGWSLWLPFRKL, encoded by the coding sequence ATGGAACATGAAATGCTGATCAGGTTGGTTGTATTTTTGGGGCTTTTCGCCCTCTTTGCATTGGTCGAAGCTGCGGCCCCGCGTCGGGCACTGCTTCAGACCCGCAAACAGAGATGGTTTACCAATTGGTCTATCGTCGTGATTGATACATTGACCCTGCGTGCTTTGGCCTTTGCCATGCCTTTGCTGGCAGTTGGCGCTGCGATGGACGCACAGATGCAGGGTTTTGGTCTACTTCATCTGATCGAAGTCCCGATGTGGCTTGCTGTAACACTGACCATTTTGCTGTTTGACTTCGCGATCTGGGCGCAGCATCTGATCACACATAAAATACCTCTTTTATGGCGATTTCATCGGGTTCACCATGCGGACCGTGACATCGATGTGACCACCGCCATCAGGTTTCACCCGGTTGAAATTGCCGTTTCCATGGTGTTTAAAGTTGGGCTGGTCTACCTGTTGGGCCCACCTGTGATGGGTATTATCGTGTTTGAGATCATCCTCAATGGTACCGCAATGTTTAATCACGCCAACATCCGCCTGCCGCTGGGGGTGGATGCCGTGCTGCGTCGGATTCTGGTCACGCCTGACATGCACCGGGTGCATCATTCTGATCTGCGCCAGGAGCATGACAGCAATTACGGTTTTGCCTTGTCGATCTGGGATAGAATATTTGGCACCTATATTGCACAACCCGGCAAAGGGCATGATGATATGACCATTGGCCTGCGCTGGCAGGATGACAAACCGTCTAAACTAGGGTGGAGCCTATGGCTGCCGTTTCGCAAGCTATAA
- a CDS encoding ribose-phosphate pyrophosphokinase, which translates to MPTTSEPKLIAGNANMPLAKAITRRMTMHRGANLGLVDARVERFNDQEIFVEVYENVRGEDMFIIQPTSNPANDNLMELLIMSDALRRSSAKRITAVIPYFGYARQDRRSKARTPISAKLVANMIVESGIERVLTMDLHAAQIQGFFDIPVDNLYASPVFALDIMTQFKENLGDVMIVSPDVGGVARARELAKRINAPLAIVDKRREKPGEIAEMTVIGDVTGKKCIIVDDMCDTAGTLCKAAEVILEHGATEVHAYITHGVMSGPAVERVTNSVMKSLVITDTIAPTEPVKSAPNIRIIPTAPVFAQAILNIWQGNSVSSLFDTPTLEPVYEGQFSR; encoded by the coding sequence ATGCCTACCACTTCCGAGCCCAAACTGATCGCCGGCAATGCTAATATGCCACTTGCCAAGGCAATTACGCGCCGCATGACCATGCATCGAGGGGCCAATCTAGGGCTAGTCGACGCCCGGGTAGAGCGTTTCAACGATCAGGAAATCTTTGTCGAAGTTTATGAAAACGTCCGCGGCGAGGACATGTTCATCATCCAGCCGACGTCAAACCCGGCTAATGATAATCTAATGGAATTGCTGATCATGTCGGATGCGCTGCGGCGCTCATCCGCCAAACGGATCACAGCAGTCATTCCTTATTTCGGTTATGCTCGTCAGGATCGCCGTTCCAAGGCACGCACCCCGATCTCGGCCAAACTGGTCGCCAACATGATTGTTGAATCCGGTATCGAACGCGTTTTGACTATGGATCTGCACGCTGCACAGATTCAGGGGTTCTTCGACATTCCAGTTGATAACCTTTATGCGTCGCCTGTTTTTGCGCTGGATATCATGACCCAGTTCAAGGAAAACTTGGGCGATGTGATGATCGTCTCTCCCGACGTTGGCGGTGTGGCCCGCGCCCGCGAGCTGGCGAAACGGATCAATGCCCCTCTGGCCATCGTTGACAAACGCCGTGAAAAACCCGGAGAAATCGCTGAAATGACTGTGATCGGCGATGTCACCGGCAAAAAATGTATCATTGTCGATGACATGTGCGACACCGCAGGCACCCTGTGCAAGGCGGCCGAAGTGATCCTTGAGCACGGTGCAACCGAAGTGCATGCCTATATAACACATGGTGTTATGTCTGGTCCTGCGGTCGAACGTGTAACCAATTCAGTAATGAAGTCGTTGGTGATCACAGACACCATCGCACCAACTGAACCAGTCAAATCGGCGCCAAACATCCGGATCATTCCAACTGCACCCGTGTTCGCTCAGGCTATCCTGAACATCTGGCAAGGTAACAGCGTATCTTCGCTGTTTGATACGCCGACATTAGAGCCGGTATACGAAGGTCAGTTTAGCCGCTGA
- a CDS encoding alpha-1,2-fucosyltransferase, translating to MIISRLLGGAGNQLFQYTAGRALADHLGCDLALDSRYIAGSEDRGNCFAHFSGARITPVSALPPAKHDGFLRYGLWRKFGKDPKFCREQELGFNPEFFDLGDKSYLHGYWQSPRYFGDSAEAFRKDLQFTTQLDTANVAMAEQIKAAKIPVSVHVRRGDYMASGSFQACTEEYYVAALAALSKMLGKDLTCFVFSNDPVWAAENMNLGFERVIVDLNDETRGHFDMQLMSLCAHHVIANSTFSWWGAWLNPDPDKLVAAPKNWFSKEKLSNPDICPDNWIRI from the coding sequence ATGATCATTTCCAGACTTTTGGGCGGGGCCGGAAACCAGCTCTTTCAATATACCGCAGGGCGGGCTTTGGCCGATCATCTGGGCTGTGATCTGGCGTTGGATTCGCGGTATATTGCGGGCAGCGAAGATCGCGGGAATTGCTTTGCGCATTTTTCCGGCGCGCGAATAACGCCAGTCTCTGCCCTTCCCCCGGCCAAACACGATGGTTTCCTACGCTACGGGCTATGGCGAAAGTTCGGAAAAGATCCCAAATTTTGCCGCGAGCAAGAGTTGGGCTTTAATCCAGAGTTCTTTGACCTAGGCGATAAAAGCTATCTGCATGGATATTGGCAATCGCCCCGATATTTTGGTGATAGCGCCGAGGCGTTCCGCAAAGATCTCCAGTTCACCACACAGTTGGACACGGCAAATGTCGCAATGGCCGAGCAGATCAAGGCCGCGAAAATCCCGGTGTCAGTACATGTGCGGCGTGGGGATTACATGGCCTCGGGCAGTTTTCAGGCTTGCACGGAAGAGTATTATGTCGCGGCTTTGGCAGCGCTTTCCAAGATGCTGGGCAAGGATCTGACTTGCTTTGTGTTCTCGAATGACCCTGTCTGGGCGGCGGAAAACATGAACCTGGGCTTTGAGCGGGTGATTGTGGATCTCAATGACGAAACCCGTGGCCATTTCGATATGCAGTTGATGTCACTGTGCGCGCACCATGTGATTGCCAATTCGACCTTTTCATGGTGGGGGGCATGGCTGAATCCCGATCCTGATAAACTGGTGGCCGCGCCAAAGAACTGGTTTTCCAAAGAAAAACTCAGTAATCCTGATATCTGCCCGGACAATTGGATACGCATATGA